A single window of Granulicella mallensis MP5ACTX8 DNA harbors:
- a CDS encoding MBL fold metallo-hydrolase has protein sequence MIRETLAVGLLGCNCTVLGDETSREAIVVDPGYDIPRILAVLAKHQLTVKQIVVTHAHIDHIASAFELKQITGAPIVYNQADLPLVAIMEEQAAWIEVAVPEVKPPDHSPADEEKITVRGIEATVLHTPGHTEGSLCLYIPTESLLLAGDTLFARSIGRTDLPGGNTAKILESIRERLLPLPDATLVVPGHGPTTTIVRERTSNPFLMG, from the coding sequence TTGATTCGCGAGACCCTGGCTGTCGGACTTCTTGGCTGCAACTGCACCGTGCTTGGAGATGAGACTTCACGCGAGGCCATCGTCGTCGACCCGGGATACGATATCCCGCGCATCCTGGCTGTGCTCGCGAAGCATCAACTCACCGTGAAGCAGATCGTCGTGACCCACGCGCATATCGATCACATCGCCAGCGCGTTCGAACTCAAGCAGATCACGGGCGCGCCGATCGTATACAACCAGGCCGACCTGCCTCTCGTCGCGATCATGGAGGAACAGGCTGCCTGGATCGAGGTCGCCGTCCCCGAGGTCAAGCCGCCCGACCACTCTCCCGCCGACGAAGAAAAGATCACCGTGCGCGGAATCGAGGCCACCGTGCTGCACACTCCTGGCCACACCGAAGGCAGCCTCTGCCTGTACATTCCCACTGAAAGCCTGTTGCTGGCAGGAGACACCCTCTTTGCACGCAGCATAGGACGCACCGACCTGCCTGGCGGCAACACCGCCAAGATCCTTGAGAGCATTCGTGAACGCCTGCTTCCCTTGCCCGATGCAACCCTTGTGGTTCCAGGCCACGGACCGACAACGACCATCGTGCGGGAGCGGACCTCGAATCCCTTCTTGATGGGTTAG
- a CDS encoding HAD family hydrolase, with product MSSIIAGTPTGSQAELPARALNQTLLFDADDTLWENNIYFERAIAAFISYLDHRVHSPEEVREHLNTCERATIAAHGYGLQSFRRSLVTCFEQLTDSVITPEKHARIVSFTESISAAEIELLDGVSETLKELSRRHRLMLVTKGNLEEQTDKLERSGLRPFFSAVEILAEKNETAYRELAARHSLDKANTWMIGNSPKSDINPSLAAGFHAVFVPHGFTWVLEHETVDAPTGNAKLLELARIAELTRYF from the coding sequence ATGAGCTCGATCATCGCAGGAACTCCAACCGGCTCGCAAGCTGAGCTTCCAGCTCGCGCCCTCAACCAGACGCTTCTCTTCGACGCGGACGATACGCTGTGGGAGAACAACATCTACTTCGAGCGCGCTATCGCGGCGTTCATCTCCTACCTCGACCACCGCGTGCATTCGCCGGAGGAGGTCCGCGAACACCTCAACACCTGCGAGCGCGCTACCATCGCCGCGCATGGCTATGGCCTGCAGAGCTTTCGCCGATCGCTGGTCACCTGCTTTGAGCAACTCACGGATTCCGTGATCACCCCGGAGAAGCATGCGCGCATCGTGTCCTTTACGGAGTCGATCTCGGCAGCAGAGATCGAACTGCTCGACGGCGTCTCCGAAACCCTAAAAGAACTGAGCCGTCGCCACCGGCTCATGCTCGTCACCAAGGGAAATCTGGAAGAGCAGACCGACAAACTGGAGCGCTCGGGACTGCGGCCCTTCTTTTCAGCCGTGGAAATTCTGGCCGAAAAGAACGAAACGGCCTACCGCGAACTGGCCGCACGCCACAGCCTCGACAAAGCGAATACCTGGATGATCGGCAACTCTCCGAAGTCAGATATCAATCCGTCTCTGGCGGCCGGATTCCATGCCGTGTTTGTTCCACACGGTTTCACCTGGGTGCTGGAGCACGAGACCGTCGACGCCCCCACCGGCAATGCAAAGCTGCTTGAACTGGCCCGCATCGCGGAGCTTACCCGCTATTTTTAA
- a CDS encoding pyridoxal phosphate-dependent aminotransferase, with product MNFSTRTNWNLAENDLTVAVREAYSSGAELFDLTVSNPTSCGFTYDAEALLKPLGQLEAMHYEPDPLGMATARAAVAQYYRDAGTEIAIEHICLTTSTSEAYSFLFRLLCDPGDEVLIARPSYPLFDFIARLDDVRLVEYPLLYDHGWHIDFHSLEQSITPRTRAIVVVHPNNPTGNFASDAERAALDDLCARRNLALIVDEVFLDYSVAETTPPSFAAGHLQALTFVLSGLSKVCGLPQMKVSWIAATGPDATVVEAMARLEVIADTFLSMNAPMQRALPHWLAERRDLQQQIRARMQANLATLDARLPGTQANRLTMQGGWTAVLRVPRTVQGRPFAEVALEQGVIVQPGEFYGLPEGRVVLSLLTTPSTWQSGLERLPID from the coding sequence ATGAACTTTTCGACACGAACCAATTGGAATCTTGCGGAGAACGATCTCACCGTCGCGGTGCGTGAGGCTTATAGCTCCGGCGCTGAGCTCTTCGATCTGACGGTGTCCAATCCGACGTCCTGCGGCTTTACCTACGACGCTGAAGCACTGCTGAAGCCCCTGGGGCAACTGGAAGCGATGCACTACGAACCTGACCCGCTCGGGATGGCTACTGCCCGCGCGGCTGTTGCTCAGTACTATCGCGACGCAGGGACTGAGATCGCCATCGAACACATCTGCCTGACGACCAGCACCAGCGAGGCCTACAGCTTTCTCTTTCGACTGCTCTGTGACCCCGGCGACGAAGTTCTGATCGCGCGGCCAAGCTATCCGCTGTTCGACTTCATCGCGCGGCTGGACGATGTGCGGCTCGTCGAGTACCCGCTGCTCTACGATCACGGCTGGCACATTGATTTTCATTCGCTGGAGCAGTCCATCACTCCACGAACGCGCGCCATCGTCGTCGTTCATCCGAACAACCCGACAGGGAACTTTGCCTCCGATGCCGAGCGTGCTGCGCTGGACGATCTCTGCGCGAGGCGCAACCTTGCCCTGATCGTCGATGAGGTCTTTCTCGATTATTCGGTGGCCGAGACTACGCCGCCCAGCTTCGCAGCAGGCCACTTGCAAGCGTTGACCTTTGTGCTCAGCGGTCTCAGCAAAGTCTGTGGCCTGCCGCAGATGAAGGTCTCGTGGATTGCGGCAACAGGACCAGATGCGACGGTTGTCGAGGCCATGGCGCGCCTCGAGGTCATTGCCGATACCTTCCTCTCGATGAATGCACCGATGCAGAGGGCCCTGCCGCATTGGCTGGCCGAACGGAGGGATCTGCAACAGCAGATTCGAGCACGGATGCAGGCGAATCTTGCCACGCTCGATGCGCGGCTGCCCGGAACGCAGGCCAACAGGCTTACGATGCAGGGCGGATGGACGGCTGTGCTGCGAGTACCGCGAACCGTGCAGGGAAGGCCCTTTGCAGAGGTCGCGCTGGAGCAAGGGGTGATCGTCCAGCCGGGTGAGTTTTATGGCTTGCCTGAAGGACGGGTGGTACTTAGTCTATTGACGACGCCGTCGACCTGGCAGAGCGGTTTAGAACGCTTGCCCATAGACTAA
- a CDS encoding alpha/beta fold hydrolase — protein sequence MSPKERLPEDHTVNLNGVDLHYRTIGNGPALFLVPPGWGVASGYLQRAFSSLSKHFKLVFIDTRGSGLSGRPVDPMLMRSIDMADDLEALRKHLDLSQISILGHSNSGAIALSYATRYPDRVNKLVLSGSQVLGLSAAADTQRILQDRSTDPRFEEATKVVSAFFTGQINPASSDESLETFIAQVLPLYLYNPEKSLSLARKHLSDPISSYAFTSQFAADRAVPTDQTKSLDTIKAKTLILVGRHDFICPVALSERLHEGIPESSFVIFEKSGHFPWLEETPAFFAELERFLLS from the coding sequence ATGAGTCCCAAAGAACGCCTTCCGGAAGATCACACCGTAAACCTCAATGGAGTCGATCTTCATTACAGGACCATCGGCAATGGTCCGGCGCTCTTTCTTGTACCTCCGGGCTGGGGAGTAGCTTCCGGCTACTTGCAGCGTGCTTTCAGTTCCCTATCCAAGCACTTTAAGCTCGTCTTTATCGATACCCGAGGCAGTGGGCTTTCAGGCCGTCCAGTCGATCCCATGCTTATGCGAAGCATTGATATGGCGGACGATCTTGAGGCCCTGCGGAAGCATCTTGACCTCTCACAAATCAGCATCCTGGGCCACTCCAACTCTGGCGCCATTGCTCTCTCCTATGCCACCCGCTATCCTGACCGCGTAAATAAGTTGGTGCTCAGCGGTAGCCAGGTGCTGGGGTTGAGCGCAGCTGCAGACACACAACGAATCCTCCAGGATCGATCTACCGATCCACGGTTTGAAGAGGCGACAAAAGTTGTCTCGGCATTTTTTACAGGACAAATCAACCCCGCCTCAAGCGATGAGAGCCTCGAAACATTTATTGCGCAGGTTCTGCCGCTCTACCTTTACAACCCGGAAAAATCGCTATCTCTGGCCCGCAAGCATCTGTCCGACCCCATCTCTTCCTATGCCTTTACCTCTCAGTTTGCGGCTGACAGGGCTGTTCCAACGGATCAGACCAAATCTCTGGACACGATCAAGGCAAAGACACTCATCCTGGTAGGACGGCATGACTTTATCTGCCCTGTGGCCTTATCGGAACGTCTGCACGAAGGCATCCCTGAGTCTTCGTTCGTGATCTTTGAGAAAAGTGGACACTTCCCCTGGCTGGAAGAAACACCCGCGTTCTTCGCAGAGCTCGAGCGTTTTCTGCTCTCGTAA
- the secG gene encoding preprotein translocase subunit SecG, with amino-acid sequence MIILLVILHVVVCLFLIGVVLVQQGKSADLAGAFGGQGSQTAFGPRGAANLLTRLTTWSAIIFMLTSIGLTVMMSRNAGGHSVFSGTPSSQTTPAKK; translated from the coding sequence ATGATCATTCTTCTCGTTATTCTGCACGTCGTTGTCTGCTTGTTCCTTATTGGCGTTGTTCTGGTACAGCAGGGTAAGTCGGCCGATCTCGCCGGTGCCTTCGGCGGTCAGGGTTCTCAGACGGCTTTCGGCCCTCGTGGCGCAGCCAACCTGCTGACTCGCCTGACCACTTGGTCCGCCATCATCTTCATGCTGACCTCCATTGGCCTCACTGTCATGATGTCGCGCAACGCCGGCGGCCACTCCGTGTTCTCGGGCACGCCTTCGAGCCAGACGACACCCGCCAAGAAGTAA